GGACGCCATTCCGATCACGGCGGTGATCGATCCGGCCATCGGTCAGTTCAGCGCCGCCTGCCGCGCCCGGATGCTGGTGAGCTGAGACACTGGGGCGAGCCGGAGTCATACCGATGGTGCGCCCCCGCATCGGCCAAGGGGTTGTGGTGCACGTGCCTGCCACCACCGCGAACCTGGGACCCGGCTTCGACTGCCTCGGGGCGGCCCTCGCGCTCGACAACGTATTCGAGATGCGCTGCATCGAGGGCGGCAGTTCCCGCTTCGACCTCATCATCGAAGGTCCCGAGGGTTCCCACCTGCGCGGCGGGCCGGACAACCTCGTGTACCGCTCCGCTCAGCGGGTGTGGAAGGAGGCCCAGGAGGAACCGGTGGGGCTGGAGGCGCGGGTGCGGCTGGCGGTACCGCCGGCCCGGGGTCTGGGCAGCAGCGCCACGGCGATCGTGGCCGGGCTGATGGGGGCGAACGCCCTGGTGGGGGAGCCGCTGAGCAAGGAGAAACTGCTGGAGCTGGCGATCGACATCGAGGGCCATCCCGACAACGTGGTGCCGTCACTCGTGGGCGGTCTGTGCATGACCGCCAAGGCGGCCTCGCACCGCTGGCGGGTGGTGCGCTGCGAGTGGGCCCCCGAGGTGGTGGCTGTGGTGGCGATCCCGGCCATCCGGCTCACCACCAGCGAGGCCCGGCGTGCCATGCCCAAGGCCATCCCGGTGGGCGACGCCGTGACCAACCTCGGAGCCCTGACCCTGCTGCTGCAGGGGCTGCGCACGGGCAACGGCGATCTGATCACTGACGGCATGCACGACCGGCTGCACGAGCCCTACCGCTGGGGGCTGATCGCCGGAGGCCGCCAGGTGCGGGAGGCCGCCCTGGAGGCCGGGGCCTGGGGGTGCGTGATCAGTGGCGCCGGCCCCAGCCTGCTGGCCCTGTGTCCGGCCGGTGACGTGGCGGAGGAGGTGCGCCGGGCGATGGTGCGGGCCTGGTACCACGCTGGTGTGGAATCGCGCGCCGAGGTGCTCCAGGTGCAGCAGGAGGGCACCCACTGGCAGCCCCTGCCCGATCGGGTGCCGGCCGCGGGCGGCGCCGGATGAGCGGCGGCGCCTGAGTACATCTACCCAGCCGCCATCGCGAGACTGATAAGTTGCACCACACCATGATTTGATTCGGGATGGACGCCAACCTGGCTCAGCTGGTCGCGTCCTTCCCGCTGTCCTTCGGGCTGTCCTTCGGGGCCCTCCCCCTCCAAGCCGCCGCCTTCCCCTGGCTCAGCCTGATCGTGCTGCTGCCGGCGGCCATGGCTCTGCTGATGCCCCTGCTGCCCGGGGATGGCAGCGATCCCCGCTGGCCCCGCACCCTGGCGCTGGGAACGCTCCTGGTGGATCTGGGGCTGATGCTCGTGTGCTTCAGCCAGCGGTTCGACGGCGGCAGCAGTGGCCTGCAACTGGTGGAGCGGGTCAGCTGGGTGCCGGCCCTCGGCCTGGAATGGTCCCTGGGAGCGGACGGACTCTCGGCCCCGCTGGTGGTGCTCTCCGGCCTGGTGACCCTGCTCTCGGTGGCGGCCAGCTGGAACATCAACCGCAAGACCCGGCTCTACTTCGCCCTGATGCTGGTGCAGGCCTCGGCCCAGGGCCTGGTGTTCCTCTCCCAGGATTTCCTCCTCTTCTTCCTGGCCTGGGAGCTGGAGCTGGTGCCCGTCTACCTGCTGATCGCCATCTGGGGAGGGCAGCAGCGCCAGTACGCCGCCACCAAGTTCATCCTCTACACGGCCACCGCGTCCCTGCTGATCCTGGTGAGTGGCCTGGCCCTGGCCTTCTCCGGCGACAGCTTCAGCTTCAACCTCTCCGACCTGGCAGCCCGCAGCCCCGGAGGAGTGTTCGGCCTGCTCTGCTACGCCGGCTTCCTGATCGGTTTCGGCGTGAAGCTGCCGATGTTCCCGCTCCATACCTGGCTGCCCGATGCCCACGGCGAAGCCAACGCGCCCGTTTCGATGCTGCTGGCGGGGGTGCTGCTGAAGATGGGGGGCTATGCCCTGATGCGCTTCAACGTGCAGATGCTGCCGG
This sequence is a window from Cyanobium sp. PCC 7001. Protein-coding genes within it:
- a CDS encoding NAD(P)H-quinone oxidoreductase subunit 4; translation: MDANLAQLVASFPLSFGLSFGALPLQAAAFPWLSLIVLLPAAMALLMPLLPGDGSDPRWPRTLALGTLLVDLGLMLVCFSQRFDGGSSGLQLVERVSWVPALGLEWSLGADGLSAPLVVLSGLVTLLSVAASWNINRKTRLYFALMLVQASAQGLVFLSQDFLLFFLAWELELVPVYLLIAIWGGQQRQYAATKFILYTATASLLILVSGLALAFSGDSFSFNLSDLAARSPGGVFGLLCYAGFLIGFGVKLPMFPLHTWLPDAHGEANAPVSMLLAGVLLKMGGYALMRFNVQMLPEAHLTLAPALIVLGIVNIVYGALNAFAQDNVKRRIACSSVSHMGFVLLGIGAIDALGMSGAMLQMISHGLIAAAMFFVTGVFYERTKTLSIPNMGGLAKALPITFAFFLASSLASLALPGMSGFVSEITVFLGITANDGFTTGFRVITIVLAAIGLVLTPVYLLSLCRRVFFGPRIPALAVVGDMKPRELLIGLTLLVPTLVIGFWPRVAIDFYEASTNALASQLASVSSIALDGLPPIG
- the thrB gene encoding homoserine kinase, with translation MVRPRIGQGVVVHVPATTANLGPGFDCLGAALALDNVFEMRCIEGGSSRFDLIIEGPEGSHLRGGPDNLVYRSAQRVWKEAQEEPVGLEARVRLAVPPARGLGSSATAIVAGLMGANALVGEPLSKEKLLELAIDIEGHPDNVVPSLVGGLCMTAKAASHRWRVVRCEWAPEVVAVVAIPAIRLTTSEARRAMPKAIPVGDAVTNLGALTLLLQGLRTGNGDLITDGMHDRLHEPYRWGLIAGGRQVREAALEAGAWGCVISGAGPSLLALCPAGDVAEEVRRAMVRAWYHAGVESRAEVLQVQQEGTHWQPLPDRVPAAGGAG